The following are encoded together in the Conger conger chromosome 11, fConCon1.1, whole genome shotgun sequence genome:
- the cds2 gene encoding phosphatidate cytidylyltransferase 2 isoform X2, whose protein sequence is MISFFFIIIYLGPMVLMMIVLCVQIKCFQEIITIGYSVYHSYHLPWFRTLSWYFLLCVNYFFYGETVTDYFFTLVQREEPLRILSKYHRFISFALYLTGFCMFVLSLVKKHYRLQFYMFGWTHVTLLIVVTQSHLIIHNLFEGMIWFIVPISCVICNDIMAYMFGFFFGRTPLIKLSPKKTWEGFIGGFFSTIVFGILLSYVMSGYSYFVCPVEFNNDSNRFTVDCQPSELFQLQDYSLPSVLESLTGWATVRMYPFQIHSIALSSFASIMGPFGGFFASGFKRAFKIKDFADTIPGHGGIMDRFDCQYLMATFVNVYIASFIRGPNPSKVIQQLLALRLDQQLHIFNSLKAHLTEKGLLSANEEAA, encoded by the exons ATGATCTccttcttcttcatcatcatctaCCTCGGCCCCATGGTGCTCATGATGATC gtgctgtgtgtgcagatcAAATGCTTCCAGGAGATCATTACCATCGGCTACAGCGTGTACCACTCCTACCACCTGCCCTGGTTCCGGACCCTTAGCTG gtactTCCTACTGTGTGTGAACTACTTCTTCTACGGAGAGACCGTCACCGATTACTTCTTCACTCTGGTGCAGAGGGAGGAGCCCCTGCGCATCCTCAGCAAATACCATCGCTTCATCTCCTTCGCCCTTTACCTGACAG GGTTCTGCATGTTCGTGCTGAGTCTGGTGAAGAAACACTACCGCCTGCAGTTCTACATG ttcggCTGGACTCATGTCACACTGCTGATCGTGGTGACTCAGTCTCACCTGATCATCCACAACCTCTTTGAGGGAATGATCTG GTTCATCGTGCCCATCTCCTGTGTCATCTGCAATGACATCATGGCCTACATGTTCGGCTTCTTTTTCGGCCGGACCCCCCTCATCAAG CTGTCCCCTAAGAAGACCTGGGAGGGGTTCATCGGAGGGTTTTTCTCCACCATTGTGTTTGGAATCCTG ctgtCCTACGTGATGAGCGGGTACAGCTACTTTGTCTGTCCGGTGGAGTTCAACAACGACTCCAACCGCTTCACCGTGGACTGCCAGCCCTCTGAGCTGTTCCAGCTGCAGGACTACAGCCTGCCCTCCGTCCTGGAGTCCCTCACCGGCTGg GCGACGGTGAGGATGTACCCGTTCCAGATCCACAGCATCGCTCTCTCCAGCTTCGCCTCCATCATGGGGCCCTTTGGAGGATTCTTCGCCAGCGGCTTCAAGAGGGCCTTCAAGATCAAG gactTTGCAGACACCATCCCTGGGCACGGTGGGATCATGGACCGATTCGACTGCCAGTACCTCATGGCCACCTTTGTCAACGTCTACATCGCCAGCTTCATCAG GGGGCCGAACCCCAGCAAGGTGATCCAGCAGCTGCTCGCCCTACGATTGGACCAGCAGCTCCACATCTTCAACTCCCTGAAGGCCCACCTCACAGAGAAAGGCCTGCTCTCGGCCAATGAGGAGGCGGCGTAG
- the cds2 gene encoding phosphatidate cytidylyltransferase 2 isoform X1 produces MTELRHRGATENDLKQQSADDKGSEGEGRADGEVSASDNETKPDSGAPEAPAAADDTPEVLNKALSGLSSRWKNWWVRGILTLAMISFFFIIIYLGPMVLMMIVLCVQIKCFQEIITIGYSVYHSYHLPWFRTLSWYFLLCVNYFFYGETVTDYFFTLVQREEPLRILSKYHRFISFALYLTGFCMFVLSLVKKHYRLQFYMFGWTHVTLLIVVTQSHLIIHNLFEGMIWFIVPISCVICNDIMAYMFGFFFGRTPLIKLSPKKTWEGFIGGFFSTIVFGILLSYVMSGYSYFVCPVEFNNDSNRFTVDCQPSELFQLQDYSLPSVLESLTGWATVRMYPFQIHSIALSSFASIMGPFGGFFASGFKRAFKIKDFADTIPGHGGIMDRFDCQYLMATFVNVYIASFIRGPNPSKVIQQLLALRLDQQLHIFNSLKAHLTEKGLLSANEEAA; encoded by the exons GGCTCGGAGGGGGAGGGCAGGGCCGACGGGGAGGTGTCCGCGTCGGATAACGAGACCAAGCCGGACTCCGGCGCTCCGGAGGCTCCCGCCGCGGCCGATGACACCCCGGAGGTCCTGAACAAAGCCCTGTCCGGACTGTCGTCACG ATGGAAGAACTGGTGGGTGCGGGGGATCCTCACTCTGGCCATGATCTccttcttcttcatcatcatctaCCTCGGCCCCATGGTGCTCATGATGATC gtgctgtgtgtgcagatcAAATGCTTCCAGGAGATCATTACCATCGGCTACAGCGTGTACCACTCCTACCACCTGCCCTGGTTCCGGACCCTTAGCTG gtactTCCTACTGTGTGTGAACTACTTCTTCTACGGAGAGACCGTCACCGATTACTTCTTCACTCTGGTGCAGAGGGAGGAGCCCCTGCGCATCCTCAGCAAATACCATCGCTTCATCTCCTTCGCCCTTTACCTGACAG GGTTCTGCATGTTCGTGCTGAGTCTGGTGAAGAAACACTACCGCCTGCAGTTCTACATG ttcggCTGGACTCATGTCACACTGCTGATCGTGGTGACTCAGTCTCACCTGATCATCCACAACCTCTTTGAGGGAATGATCTG GTTCATCGTGCCCATCTCCTGTGTCATCTGCAATGACATCATGGCCTACATGTTCGGCTTCTTTTTCGGCCGGACCCCCCTCATCAAG CTGTCCCCTAAGAAGACCTGGGAGGGGTTCATCGGAGGGTTTTTCTCCACCATTGTGTTTGGAATCCTG ctgtCCTACGTGATGAGCGGGTACAGCTACTTTGTCTGTCCGGTGGAGTTCAACAACGACTCCAACCGCTTCACCGTGGACTGCCAGCCCTCTGAGCTGTTCCAGCTGCAGGACTACAGCCTGCCCTCCGTCCTGGAGTCCCTCACCGGCTGg GCGACGGTGAGGATGTACCCGTTCCAGATCCACAGCATCGCTCTCTCCAGCTTCGCCTCCATCATGGGGCCCTTTGGAGGATTCTTCGCCAGCGGCTTCAAGAGGGCCTTCAAGATCAAG gactTTGCAGACACCATCCCTGGGCACGGTGGGATCATGGACCGATTCGACTGCCAGTACCTCATGGCCACCTTTGTCAACGTCTACATCGCCAGCTTCATCAG GGGGCCGAACCCCAGCAAGGTGATCCAGCAGCTGCTCGCCCTACGATTGGACCAGCAGCTCCACATCTTCAACTCCCTGAAGGCCCACCTCACAGAGAAAGGCCTGCTCTCGGCCAATGAGGAGGCGGCGTAG
- the arhgap25 gene encoding rho GTPase-activating protein 25 isoform X2 produces the protein MSLKLPRNWDFSTFRAETSKIARSKSVMPGEGGTGAGRPDSPKSGEPPLKAGWLKKQRSIVKNWHLRYFVLKGYTLYYYKDDKDSAYQGHINLRSSQVNELPLSTDDPGKFLFEIIQGSSGDRERDPCVLMANSQNEMEEWVRILRRVGGAPSSGVFGRSLRDTVMYEQRFGAHLVPILVQKCAEFIREHGLSEEGIFRLPGQDNQVKQFRDAFDAGERPSFPSDTDVHTVASLFKLYLRELPEPVIPWAQYQDFLDCSHLLNPNGTLGRDMLEKQIALLPRANYNLLSYICRFLFEVQQNSKVNKMSVENLATVIGVNLLKPQMEDPVTMMKGTTQIQKLMTVMIREHETLLRPAPPTKKNVRKKQSIPRSFVGWDAAESETLSESPEEDSPDGEGSEVMTAAQPPSSSSLAADPWTGSPRKRTQTLPSLGIRDGGAQAKAQEPSLRRVAGSPTLSADAEGGADPEGRGTLSEDIFKMLDLQKFTSARGGHAVQSGGANGGGVAMATAPQPDTPKPGGGSPPQPRTQPPQEERAEGRVEREGARGLVSAPSPLARAGPPKNTPETPESHFTSLQQRNEELVARVGALQSALDQEKRLVAALELRLRNAEHSRDEAERRNRDLDSKMQNFLSLKPAGTS, from the exons ATGTCACTCAAGCTGCCTCGCAACTGGGACTTCAGCACCTTCAGAGCTGAAACCAGCAAAATAG CGCGGTCCAAGAGCGTAATGCCCGGGGAGGGCGGCACGGGGGCGGGCCGGCCGGATTCGCCGAAGTCCGGCGAGCCTCCGCTGAAGGCCGGCTGGCTAAAGAAGCAGCGGTCCATCGTGAAGAACTGGCATCTACGCTACTTCGTGCTGAAAGGATATACCCTGTACTACTACAAGGACGATAAGGATAGTGCCTATCAG GGACACATAAACCTGAGGTCCAGCCAAGTGAACGAGCTGCCACTGAGCACGGATGATCCTGGGAAATTCCTGTTTGAAATTATCCAAG GCAGCAGTGGAGACCGTGAGCGGGATCCCTGCGTCCTGATGGCCAACTCGCAGAACGAGATGGAGGAGTGGGTCCGAATTCTTCGCAGAGTGGGTGGGGCACCCTCCAGTGGAG TGTTTGGGAGGAGTCTGAGGGACACTGTGATGTATGAGCAGAGGTTCGGCGCGCACCTGGTGCCCATCCTGGTGCAGAAGTGTGCGGAGTTCATCCGGGAGCACGGACTGAGTGAGGAGGGCATTTTCCGGCTGCCAGGGCAGGACAACCAGGTGAAGCAGTTCAGGGACGCCTTCGACGCGGGGGAGAGACCCTCCTTCCCCAG TGACACGGATGTCCACACAGTGGCCTCGTTGTTCAAGCTGTACCTGCGGGAGCTCCCGGAGCCTGTGATCCCCTGGGCTCAGTATCAGGACTTCCTCGACTGCAGTCACCTCCTCAACCCCAACGGCACGCTG GGGCGAGACATGCTGGAGAAACAGATCGCCCTCCTCCCGCGGGCGAATTACAACCTACTGAGCTACATCTGCAG GTTCTTGTTCGAAGTTCAGCAGAACTCCAAGGTGAATAAAATGAGTGTGGAGAACCTGGCCACGGTCATCGGGGTGAACCTGCTGAAACCGCAGATGGAGGACCCCGTCACCATGATGAAAG GTACGACGCAGATCCAGAAGCTGATGACTGTGATGATCCGGGAGCACGAGACCCTgctccgccccgccccccccaccaaGAAAAACGTCCGCAAGAAACAGAGCATCCCTCGCAGCTTTGTGGGCTGGGACGCAgcggag AGTGAGACTCTCTCCGAGTCCCCGGAGGAGGACAGTCCCGAtggggaggggtcagaggtcatgacCGCGGCGCAGCCACCGTCCTCCTCCTCGTTAGCGGCAGACCCCTGGACAGGGAGCCCCCGCAAGCGGACTCAGACGCTCCCCTCCCTGGGGATCCGAGACGGGGGCGCCCAGGCGAAGGCCCAGGAGCCCAGCCTGCGCAGGGTCGCCGGGAGCCCCACCCTCTCTGCGGACGCCGAGGGCGGGGCCGACCCCGAAGGCAGGGGGACGCTCTCCGAGGACATCTTCAAAATGCTGGACCTGCAGAAGTTCACGAGCGCCCGGGGAGGTCACGCGGTCCAGAGCGGGGGGGCCAATGGGGGGGGtgtcgccatggcaaccgccCCCCAGCCCGACACGCCCAAACCCGGCGGCGGcagccccccccagccccgaACCCAGCCCCCCCAGGAGGAGAGGGCGGAGGgcagggtggagagggagggggcgaggGGCCTGGTGTCCGCACCCAGCCCACTGGCCAGAGCAGGGCCCCCAAAGAACACACCGGAAACGCCCGAAAGCCACTttaccag TCTACAGCAGAGGAACGAGGAGCTGGTAGCCCGGGTGGGCGCACTGCAGTCTGCGCTGGACCAGGAGAAGCGGCTGGTGGCGGCCCTGGAACTCCGGCTCCGGAACGCTGAACACAGCCGGGACGAGGCGGAGAGACGCAACCGGGACCTGGACAGCAAGATGCAGAACTTCCTGAGCCTGAAGCCCGCGGGAACGTCGTAG
- the arhgap25 gene encoding rho GTPase-activating protein 25 isoform X1, with protein sequence MSLKLPRNWDFSTFRAETSKIVRMGRQQLPPRLQASGLSPRWPVFLLAATSAARSKSVMPGEGGTGAGRPDSPKSGEPPLKAGWLKKQRSIVKNWHLRYFVLKGYTLYYYKDDKDSAYQGHINLRSSQVNELPLSTDDPGKFLFEIIQGSSGDRERDPCVLMANSQNEMEEWVRILRRVGGAPSSGVFGRSLRDTVMYEQRFGAHLVPILVQKCAEFIREHGLSEEGIFRLPGQDNQVKQFRDAFDAGERPSFPSDTDVHTVASLFKLYLRELPEPVIPWAQYQDFLDCSHLLNPNGTLGRDMLEKQIALLPRANYNLLSYICRFLFEVQQNSKVNKMSVENLATVIGVNLLKPQMEDPVTMMKGTTQIQKLMTVMIREHETLLRPAPPTKKNVRKKQSIPRSFVGWDAAESETLSESPEEDSPDGEGSEVMTAAQPPSSSSLAADPWTGSPRKRTQTLPSLGIRDGGAQAKAQEPSLRRVAGSPTLSADAEGGADPEGRGTLSEDIFKMLDLQKFTSARGGHAVQSGGANGGGVAMATAPQPDTPKPGGGSPPQPRTQPPQEERAEGRVEREGARGLVSAPSPLARAGPPKNTPETPESHFTSLQQRNEELVARVGALQSALDQEKRLVAALELRLRNAEHSRDEAERRNRDLDSKMQNFLSLKPAGTS encoded by the exons ATGTCACTCAAGCTGCCTCGCAACTGGGACTTCAGCACCTTCAGAGCTGAAACCAGCAAAATAG TGAGGATGGGGAGACAGCAGCTGCCTCCAAGACTGCAAGCATCAg gtctctcTCCGCGGTGGCCCGTGTTCCTGCTAGCTGCGACTTCTGCAG CGCGGTCCAAGAGCGTAATGCCCGGGGAGGGCGGCACGGGGGCGGGCCGGCCGGATTCGCCGAAGTCCGGCGAGCCTCCGCTGAAGGCCGGCTGGCTAAAGAAGCAGCGGTCCATCGTGAAGAACTGGCATCTACGCTACTTCGTGCTGAAAGGATATACCCTGTACTACTACAAGGACGATAAGGATAGTGCCTATCAG GGACACATAAACCTGAGGTCCAGCCAAGTGAACGAGCTGCCACTGAGCACGGATGATCCTGGGAAATTCCTGTTTGAAATTATCCAAG GCAGCAGTGGAGACCGTGAGCGGGATCCCTGCGTCCTGATGGCCAACTCGCAGAACGAGATGGAGGAGTGGGTCCGAATTCTTCGCAGAGTGGGTGGGGCACCCTCCAGTGGAG TGTTTGGGAGGAGTCTGAGGGACACTGTGATGTATGAGCAGAGGTTCGGCGCGCACCTGGTGCCCATCCTGGTGCAGAAGTGTGCGGAGTTCATCCGGGAGCACGGACTGAGTGAGGAGGGCATTTTCCGGCTGCCAGGGCAGGACAACCAGGTGAAGCAGTTCAGGGACGCCTTCGACGCGGGGGAGAGACCCTCCTTCCCCAG TGACACGGATGTCCACACAGTGGCCTCGTTGTTCAAGCTGTACCTGCGGGAGCTCCCGGAGCCTGTGATCCCCTGGGCTCAGTATCAGGACTTCCTCGACTGCAGTCACCTCCTCAACCCCAACGGCACGCTG GGGCGAGACATGCTGGAGAAACAGATCGCCCTCCTCCCGCGGGCGAATTACAACCTACTGAGCTACATCTGCAG GTTCTTGTTCGAAGTTCAGCAGAACTCCAAGGTGAATAAAATGAGTGTGGAGAACCTGGCCACGGTCATCGGGGTGAACCTGCTGAAACCGCAGATGGAGGACCCCGTCACCATGATGAAAG GTACGACGCAGATCCAGAAGCTGATGACTGTGATGATCCGGGAGCACGAGACCCTgctccgccccgccccccccaccaaGAAAAACGTCCGCAAGAAACAGAGCATCCCTCGCAGCTTTGTGGGCTGGGACGCAgcggag AGTGAGACTCTCTCCGAGTCCCCGGAGGAGGACAGTCCCGAtggggaggggtcagaggtcatgacCGCGGCGCAGCCACCGTCCTCCTCCTCGTTAGCGGCAGACCCCTGGACAGGGAGCCCCCGCAAGCGGACTCAGACGCTCCCCTCCCTGGGGATCCGAGACGGGGGCGCCCAGGCGAAGGCCCAGGAGCCCAGCCTGCGCAGGGTCGCCGGGAGCCCCACCCTCTCTGCGGACGCCGAGGGCGGGGCCGACCCCGAAGGCAGGGGGACGCTCTCCGAGGACATCTTCAAAATGCTGGACCTGCAGAAGTTCACGAGCGCCCGGGGAGGTCACGCGGTCCAGAGCGGGGGGGCCAATGGGGGGGGtgtcgccatggcaaccgccCCCCAGCCCGACACGCCCAAACCCGGCGGCGGcagccccccccagccccgaACCCAGCCCCCCCAGGAGGAGAGGGCGGAGGgcagggtggagagggagggggcgaggGGCCTGGTGTCCGCACCCAGCCCACTGGCCAGAGCAGGGCCCCCAAAGAACACACCGGAAACGCCCGAAAGCCACTttaccag TCTACAGCAGAGGAACGAGGAGCTGGTAGCCCGGGTGGGCGCACTGCAGTCTGCGCTGGACCAGGAGAAGCGGCTGGTGGCGGCCCTGGAACTCCGGCTCCGGAACGCTGAACACAGCCGGGACGAGGCGGAGAGACGCAACCGGGACCTGGACAGCAAGATGCAGAACTTCCTGAGCCTGAAGCCCGCGGGAACGTCGTAG